One region of Streptomyces capillispiralis genomic DNA includes:
- a CDS encoding RtcB family protein, protein MSYVELPGAKVPIRLWTDPATVEEGALQQLRNVATLPWIKGLAVMPDVHYGKGATVGSVIAMRGAVCPAAVGVDIGCGMSAVKTSLTANDLPGDLSRLRSRIEQVIPVGRGMHDSPVDPGRLHAFPTGGWDDFWSRFGGVADAVKFREERAAKQMGTLGGGNHFVEVCTDTDGSVWLMLHSGSRNIGKELAEHHIGVAQKLPHNQGLVDRDLAVFVADTPQMAAYRNDLFWAQEYAKYNRSIMMALLKDVIRKEFKKAKPAFEQEISAHHNYVAEERYDGMDLLVTRKGAIRAGSGEYGIIPGSMGTGSYIVKGLGNAASFNSASHGAGRRMSRNAAKRRFSTKDLEEQTRGVECRKDSGVVDEIPGAYKPIEQVIDQQRDLVEVVAKLKQVVCVKG, encoded by the coding sequence ATGTCGTACGTGGAACTTCCGGGTGCGAAGGTGCCGATCCGTCTGTGGACGGACCCGGCGACCGTGGAGGAGGGCGCCCTCCAGCAACTGCGGAACGTCGCCACCCTGCCGTGGATCAAGGGCCTGGCCGTGATGCCGGACGTGCACTACGGGAAGGGCGCGACGGTCGGGTCGGTCATCGCGATGCGGGGCGCGGTGTGCCCGGCGGCGGTGGGGGTCGACATCGGCTGCGGGATGTCGGCGGTGAAGACGTCCCTGACGGCGAACGACCTGCCCGGCGATCTGTCGCGGCTGCGGTCGAGGATCGAGCAGGTGATCCCGGTGGGGCGGGGCATGCACGACAGCCCGGTCGACCCGGGCCGGCTGCACGCCTTCCCGACCGGCGGCTGGGACGACTTCTGGTCCCGCTTCGGCGGGGTGGCGGACGCGGTGAAGTTCCGCGAGGAGCGGGCGGCGAAGCAGATGGGGACGCTGGGAGGCGGCAACCACTTCGTTGAAGTGTGTACGGACACGGACGGTTCCGTCTGGCTGATGCTGCACTCCGGATCCCGCAACATCGGCAAGGAACTCGCCGAGCACCACATCGGCGTGGCCCAGAAGCTCCCGCACAACCAGGGTCTGGTCGACCGCGACCTGGCGGTCTTCGTGGCGGACACCCCGCAGATGGCGGCGTACCGCAACGACCTGTTCTGGGCGCAGGAGTACGCCAAGTACAACCGCTCGATCATGATGGCGCTCCTGAAGGACGTGATCCGCAAGGAGTTCAAGAAGGCGAAGCCGGCCTTCGAGCAGGAGATCAGCGCACACCACAACTACGTGGCCGAGGAGCGGTACGACGGGATGGACCTGCTGGTGACCCGCAAGGGCGCCATCCGGGCGGGTTCCGGCGAGTACGGGATCATCCCGGGTTCCATGGGCACGGGGTCGTACATCGTCAAGGGCCTCGGGAACGCCGCGTCCTTCAACTCCGCGTCGCACGGCGCGGGTCGGCGGATGAGCCGCAACGCGGCGAAGCGGCGCTTCTCGACGAAGGACCTGGAGGAGCAGACGCGGGGCGTGGAGTGCCGCAAGGACTCCGGCGTCGTGGACGAGATCCCCGGCGCGTACAAGCCGATCGAGCAGGTGATCGACCAGCAGCGGGACCTCGTGGAGGTCGTCGCGAAGCTGAAGCAGGTCGTCTGCGTGAAGGGCTGA
- a CDS encoding LLM class flavin-dependent oxidoreductase — protein sequence MQFGIFSVGDVTPDPTTGRTPTERERIKAMVAIALKAEEVGLDVFATGEHHNPPFVPSSPTTMLGYIAARTERLILSTSTTLITTNDPVKIAEDFAMLQHLADGRVDLMMGRGNTGPVYPWFGQDIRQGINLAVENYALLHRLWREDVVDWEGKFRTPLQGFTSTPRPLDGVPPFVWHGSIRSPEIAEQAAYYGDGFFHNNIFWPADHTKRMIELYRARYAHYGHGTPEQAVVGLGGQVFMRKNSQDAVREFRPYFDVAPVYGHGPSLEEFTEQTPLTVGSPQQVIEKTLSFREYAGDYQRQLFLMDHAGLPLKTVLEQLDLLGEEVVPVLREEFARNRPATVPDAPTHSSLLATAKEKEGVRA from the coding sequence ATGCAGTTCGGGATCTTCAGCGTCGGGGATGTCACGCCCGACCCGACCACGGGGCGTACGCCGACCGAGCGCGAGCGGATCAAGGCCATGGTCGCCATCGCGCTGAAGGCCGAGGAGGTGGGCCTGGACGTCTTCGCCACCGGCGAGCACCACAACCCGCCGTTCGTGCCGTCCTCGCCGACCACCATGCTCGGCTACATCGCCGCCCGCACCGAGCGGCTGATCCTCTCCACCTCCACCACCCTGATCACCACCAACGACCCGGTGAAGATCGCCGAGGACTTCGCGATGCTCCAGCACCTGGCCGACGGCCGGGTGGACCTGATGATGGGCCGCGGCAACACCGGACCGGTCTACCCCTGGTTCGGCCAGGACATCCGCCAGGGCATCAACCTCGCCGTCGAGAACTACGCCCTGCTGCACCGGCTGTGGCGCGAGGACGTCGTCGACTGGGAGGGCAAGTTCCGCACGCCGTTGCAGGGCTTCACCTCCACGCCCCGTCCGCTGGACGGCGTACCGCCGTTCGTCTGGCACGGCTCGATCCGCTCCCCGGAGATCGCCGAGCAGGCCGCGTACTACGGCGACGGCTTCTTCCACAACAACATCTTCTGGCCGGCCGACCACACCAAGCGCATGATCGAGCTGTACCGGGCCCGCTACGCCCACTACGGCCACGGCACCCCCGAGCAGGCGGTCGTCGGACTCGGCGGGCAGGTGTTCATGCGGAAGAACTCGCAGGACGCGGTGCGCGAGTTCCGCCCGTACTTCGACGTCGCGCCGGTCTACGGGCACGGGCCCTCGCTGGAGGAGTTCACCGAGCAGACCCCGCTGACCGTGGGTTCCCCGCAGCAGGTCATCGAGAAGACGCTGTCGTTCCGCGAGTACGCCGGTGACTACCAGCGCCAGCTGTTCCTGATGGACCACGCCGGGCTGCCCCTGAAGACCGTGCTGGAGCAGCTGGACCTGCTCGGCGAGGAGGTCGTGCCGGTGCTGCGCGAGGAGTTCGCCAGGAACCGCCCCGCGACCGTGCCGGACGCGCCCACCCACAGCTCGCTGCTGGCCACCGCCAAGGAGAAGGAAGGGGTGCGGGCATGA
- a CDS encoding response regulator transcription factor yields the protein MPHTVLLAEDDRAIRNALERALTLEGYRVTAVADGVEALAQVHRSRPDVLVLDVMMPGIDGLQVCRVLRAEGDRTPVLMLTALVETADRIAGLDAGADDYVVKPFDVEEVFARLRALLRRAAPPEPPPAPAPAPAPEPGPDPSGRFLEAAGLRMDPQARRAWRGGRELELTRTEFELLELLIRNAGVVLEHATVYDRIWGYDFGPGSKNLAVYVGYLRRKLDEPGAPQLIHTVRGVGYVLREG from the coding sequence GTGCCGCACACCGTTCTGCTCGCCGAAGACGACCGCGCCATCCGCAACGCCCTGGAGCGTGCCCTGACCCTGGAGGGCTACCGGGTCACGGCCGTCGCCGACGGCGTCGAGGCCCTCGCGCAGGTTCACCGCAGCCGGCCCGACGTGCTGGTGCTGGACGTGATGATGCCCGGCATCGACGGCCTCCAGGTGTGCCGGGTGCTGCGCGCCGAGGGCGACCGCACCCCCGTGCTGATGCTGACGGCGCTGGTGGAGACCGCCGACCGGATCGCCGGGCTGGACGCGGGCGCCGACGACTACGTTGTCAAGCCGTTCGACGTCGAGGAGGTCTTCGCCCGGCTCCGGGCCCTGCTGCGCCGGGCGGCCCCGCCCGAACCCCCGCCCGCGCCCGCACCCGCGCCCGCGCCGGAGCCCGGGCCGGATCCCTCCGGCCGGTTCCTGGAGGCGGCCGGGCTGCGCATGGACCCGCAGGCCCGCCGCGCCTGGCGGGGCGGGCGCGAGCTGGAGCTCACCCGCACCGAGTTCGAACTCCTCGAACTGCTGATCCGCAACGCCGGTGTCGTCCTGGAGCACGCCACCGTCTACGACCGCATCTGGGGCTACGACTTCGGCCCCGGCTCCAAGAACCTCGCCGTCTACGTCGGCTATCTGCGCCGCAAACTGGACGAGCCCGGCGCGCCGCAGCTGATCCACACGGTGCGCGGCGTGGGTTACGTGCTCCGGGAGGGCTGA
- a CDS encoding DUF2637 domain-containing protein, whose product MAGPLQLTRMHRVLIGVVVTGAVIIAGIGFAGSYAAVRELALKKGFGDFSYVFPIGIDAGICVLLALDLLLTWIRIPFPLLRQTAWLLTAATIAFNGAAAWPDPLGVGMHGVIPVLFVVSVEAARHAIGRIADITADKHMEGVRLTRWMLSPVPTFLLWRRMKLWELRSYEQVIKLEQERLVYQARLRSRFGRSWRRKAPVEALMPLRLAKYGVPLADTAPAGLAAAGIEPALLPPAAEAVSGDGRAAPRDVQVLGEAPQGEQRLELEGNPGPGNPERREHLEHPEHPERPVDGAGNPWLQARDPQTVEYHGGYDPTYDPDEEYARWYAEQQQAEQYQDQYQEEPPVQEPSPEETGSFPIPVVPGGRTRELGEGGGTASAPDEEAFYQVFRQSIDGSYPTPRVLGDNIQATYGTTMSSGALKDLVERFQKRHTAELEDDHIA is encoded by the coding sequence GTGGCCGGGCCACTGCAGCTGACACGGATGCACCGGGTTCTCATCGGCGTGGTCGTCACCGGTGCCGTCATCATCGCCGGTATCGGCTTCGCCGGTTCGTACGCGGCCGTCCGTGAACTCGCCCTGAAGAAGGGCTTCGGAGACTTCAGTTACGTCTTCCCCATCGGCATCGACGCGGGCATCTGCGTCCTGCTGGCCCTGGACCTGCTGCTGACCTGGATCCGTATCCCGTTCCCGCTGCTGCGGCAGACGGCGTGGCTGCTGACGGCGGCGACGATCGCCTTCAACGGCGCGGCGGCGTGGCCCGACCCGCTCGGGGTGGGCATGCACGGCGTGATCCCGGTGCTGTTCGTGGTCTCGGTGGAGGCGGCCCGGCACGCGATCGGGCGGATCGCCGACATCACCGCCGACAAGCACATGGAGGGGGTCCGCCTCACCCGCTGGATGCTGTCGCCGGTCCCGACCTTCCTGCTGTGGCGCCGGATGAAGCTGTGGGAGCTGCGCTCCTACGAGCAGGTGATCAAGCTGGAGCAGGAGCGCCTGGTCTACCAGGCGCGTCTGCGTTCGCGTTTCGGGCGTTCCTGGCGGCGCAAGGCCCCGGTGGAGGCCCTGATGCCGCTGCGCCTGGCCAAGTACGGCGTCCCCCTCGCCGACACGGCCCCGGCGGGCCTCGCGGCGGCGGGCATAGAACCGGCGCTGCTGCCTCCGGCTGCCGAGGCCGTGTCCGGGGACGGCCGGGCCGCCCCACGGGACGTCCAGGTTCTGGGGGAGGCGCCCCAGGGGGAGCAGCGCCTGGAGCTGGAGGGCAACCCCGGCCCCGGGAACCCGGAGCGCCGGGAACACCTGGAGCACCCGGAGCACCCGGAGCGTCCCGTGGACGGCGCCGGCAATCCGTGGCTCCAGGCCCGCGATCCGCAGACGGTCGAGTACCACGGCGGCTACGACCCCACGTACGACCCGGACGAGGAGTACGCCCGCTGGTACGCGGAACAGCAGCAGGCCGAGCAGTACCAGGACCAGTACCAGGAAGAACCCCCCGTGCAGGAGCCCTCCCCGGAGGAGACCGGCAGCTTCCCCATCCCGGTGGTCCCGGGCGGCCGCACCCGTGAGCTGGGCGAGGGCGGCGGCACCGCCTCCGCCCCGGACGAGGAGGCGTTCTACCAGGTGTTCCGTCAGTCGATAGACGGCAGCTACCCCACGCCCCGGGTCCTGGGCGACAACATCCAGGCGACCTACGGCACGACGATGAGCTCGGGCGCCCTGAAGGACCTCGTCGAACGCTTCCAGAAGCGCCACACGGCGGAACTGGAAGACGACCACATCGCCTGA
- a CDS encoding YnfA family protein, which produces MLILRSAALFVLAALLEIGGAWLVWQGVREQRGWMWAAGGVLALGAYGFVATFQPDAHFGRVLAAYGGIFVAGSILWGVVADGYRPDRWDITGALVCLAGMAVIMWAPRNG; this is translated from the coding sequence ATGCTGATCCTCCGCTCCGCCGCCCTGTTCGTCCTCGCCGCCCTGCTGGAGATCGGCGGCGCCTGGCTGGTCTGGCAGGGCGTGCGCGAACAGCGCGGCTGGATGTGGGCGGCGGGCGGCGTCCTCGCCCTCGGCGCCTACGGCTTCGTCGCCACCTTCCAGCCCGACGCCCACTTCGGCCGCGTCCTCGCCGCGTACGGCGGCATCTTCGTCGCCGGGTCGATCCTGTGGGGCGTCGTCGCCGACGGCTACCGCCCGGACCGGTGGGACATCACCGGCGCGCTGGTCTGCCTCGCCGGCATGGCCGTGATCATGTGGGCCCCGCGCAACGGCTGA
- a CDS encoding type II toxin-antitoxin system VapB family antitoxin: MAKVNISLDAELVVEVMVLAGVGSPQDAIEAVVRDYIARGHRTEARTELKDQNLREIDVKPQEPQA; this comes from the coding sequence GTGGCCAAGGTCAATATCAGTCTCGACGCCGAACTCGTGGTGGAAGTGATGGTCCTGGCCGGGGTGGGCTCGCCCCAGGACGCGATCGAGGCGGTCGTGCGGGACTACATCGCCCGGGGCCACCGCACGGAGGCCCGCACCGAACTCAAGGACCAGAACCTGCGCGAGATCGACGTCAAGCCGCAGGAGCCCCAGGCCTGA
- a CDS encoding FMN reductase produces the protein MKLVLVSAGLSVPSSTRLLGDRLAAVAAPAATAPEPGPADVRVIELRDLAVEIAHTFTSGFPAGALADAFDAVAGADGLIVVTPVFSASYSGLFKSFFDALSVSDPDALAGKPVLIAATGGTARHSLVLDHALRPLFSYLKAVVVPTGVYAASEDWGAEGLDGRIERAAGELAALMAGLSTGRPQPRRDSFEEVVPFEERLAALRPTG, from the coding sequence ATGAAGCTCGTCCTCGTGTCCGCCGGACTGAGCGTGCCGTCCTCCACCCGGCTGCTCGGCGACCGGCTGGCCGCGGTTGCCGCCCCGGCCGCGACCGCCCCGGAACCCGGCCCGGCCGACGTCCGGGTGATCGAGCTGCGCGACCTCGCCGTGGAGATCGCCCACACCTTCACCAGCGGTTTCCCGGCGGGAGCGCTGGCCGACGCGTTCGACGCGGTGGCCGGCGCCGACGGGCTGATCGTGGTCACGCCGGTGTTCTCGGCGTCGTACAGCGGGCTGTTCAAGTCGTTCTTCGACGCGCTGAGCGTCAGCGACCCGGACGCCCTCGCGGGCAAGCCGGTGCTGATCGCCGCGACCGGCGGCACCGCCCGGCACTCCCTCGTGCTGGACCACGCGCTGCGTCCCCTCTTCTCCTACCTCAAGGCCGTCGTCGTCCCCACCGGCGTCTACGCCGCCTCCGAGGACTGGGGCGCCGAGGGGCTGGACGGGCGGATCGAGCGCGCGGCCGGGGAACTGGCGGCGCTGATGGCGGGGCTGTCCACCGGCCGCCCGCAGCCCCGGCGGGACTCCTTCGAGGAGGTCGTGCCGTTCGAGGAACGATTGGCCGCGCTGCGGCCGACCGGCTGA
- a CDS encoding DUF3558 domain-containing protein, with protein sequence MQRKAYVSGVAALLAAVLTGCTGSSDDGGPSDNSNPGSAGTATQAAQPGKYATLPEPCGAVGDRTLGELLPGIDELTDPALREKAYAGEATLTYDTDRKVGCRWKVESAEATDHLLVDFERVVSYDNAVSDDAQAEQLFATRREAAQLPEPTVTESGPPATGPSAGPSSSPSASSSSSAPASSSGSPSSGTSAPSASPSDLQPRLLEDLGDEAFLDDELNSSGSTAKQRTVTVAFRTSNVIVTIEYAEQPMTVGVVPDSKELQDRARKLAAELADSLGG encoded by the coding sequence GTGCAGCGGAAGGCGTACGTATCCGGCGTCGCCGCGCTCCTGGCGGCCGTGCTGACCGGCTGCACCGGCAGCTCGGACGACGGCGGCCCGTCGGACAACTCCAACCCGGGGAGCGCCGGTACGGCGACCCAGGCGGCCCAGCCCGGCAAGTACGCCACGCTGCCCGAGCCCTGCGGCGCGGTCGGCGACCGGACGCTCGGCGAACTCCTCCCCGGCATCGACGAGTTGACCGACCCGGCGCTGCGCGAGAAGGCGTACGCGGGTGAGGCGACGCTCACCTACGACACCGACCGCAAGGTGGGCTGCCGCTGGAAGGTGGAGTCGGCGGAGGCGACCGACCACCTGCTGGTCGACTTCGAACGGGTCGTCTCCTACGACAACGCCGTCAGCGACGACGCCCAGGCCGAGCAGCTCTTCGCGACGAGGCGGGAGGCGGCGCAGCTCCCCGAGCCGACGGTGACGGAGTCCGGCCCTCCGGCCACCGGCCCGTCCGCCGGGCCGAGTTCGTCGCCGTCGGCGTCCTCCTCGTCCTCCGCCCCGGCCTCGTCGTCGGGCTCCCCCTCGTCGGGGACGTCCGCGCCCTCCGCCAGCCCGTCGGACCTCCAGCCCCGTCTGCTGGAGGACCTCGGCGACGAGGCGTTCCTCGACGACGAGCTGAACAGCTCCGGTTCGACCGCGAAGCAGCGCACGGTGACTGTGGCGTTCCGCACGTCCAACGTGATCGTGACGATCGAGTACGCGGAGCAGCCGATGACCGTCGGCGTCGTCCCGGACAGCAAGGAATTGCAGGACAGGGCCCGGAAACTGGCCGCCGAGCTGGCCGATTCGCTGGGCGGCTGA
- a CDS encoding MarR family winged helix-turn-helix transcriptional regulator, producing the protein MPVSGRERLMAELAVVSRRYMASYALFNQALADHLGLHPTDLQCLNLLTLEGGPVTTGRVAELTGLTTGSATRLVDRLERAGYVVRERDADDRRLVLVATVPERAAEFGRVWDRVGGGWAALFDDLDESELALFIDHMRRTTEFGAREAARLRSGAAGAP; encoded by the coding sequence ATGCCGGTGAGCGGGCGGGAGCGGCTGATGGCGGAGCTGGCCGTGGTGTCCCGGCGGTACATGGCCTCGTACGCCCTGTTCAACCAGGCCCTCGCCGATCATCTGGGGCTGCACCCGACCGATCTGCAGTGTCTGAACCTGCTGACGCTGGAGGGCGGCCCGGTGACGACGGGGCGGGTCGCGGAGCTGACGGGGCTGACGACCGGGTCGGCGACGCGGCTGGTGGACCGGCTGGAGCGGGCGGGGTACGTGGTGCGGGAGCGGGACGCGGACGACCGGCGGCTGGTGCTGGTGGCGACGGTGCCGGAGAGGGCCGCCGAGTTCGGGCGGGTGTGGGACCGGGTCGGCGGTGGCTGGGCGGCGCTCTTCGACGACCTGGACGAGTCGGAACTGGCGCTGTTCATCGATCACATGAGGCGTACGACGGAGTTCGGTGCGCGGGAGGCCGCCCGGCTGCGGTCGGGTGCGGCCGGGGCGCCGTAA
- a CDS encoding HAMP domain-containing sensor histidine kinase: protein MTGGAVPGGTRPPPGRPASRRRLRLLSLGTTFAVAFAAVTATVTVLVGILSYSAAARLVRVDQLSVFHEVVRDVRDEVRENRMAPVDFSSAAPGHDLVRPARTDVQVLGPDGRVFDPGDPGLPVVDADRRIAGAATAGRVVEHADVDVGDDVYRVATVALGGGRGAVQIAQEFSNTEDLLRALQRRTLITMTAVVVGAGLFGWWLARRITRRLVVLTNAAEDVARTRRLGIQVPVAGYDEVGRLGRAFDRMLGRLAQSEEDQRRLVQDAGHELRTPLTSLRTNISLLRRIDELPPGTREELVADLTQEARELTDLVNELVDLAAGQSDTEPPRRVDLADIAEEVAGLARRRTGRRILVSASGDTTTHGRPGMLTRALSNLVENAVKFDRDGRSPVEILVAGPARPGTVRVEVRDRGPGIADDDLTRVFDRFYRAADARSLPGSGLGLSIVREVALAHGGAPYAFRREGGGTVTGFTVGGGMGTGTGARPQA, encoded by the coding sequence GTGACCGGCGGCGCCGTCCCGGGCGGCACGCGCCCCCCGCCCGGGCGGCCGGCCTCGCGCCGGCGGCTGCGGCTGCTGTCCCTGGGCACCACCTTCGCCGTCGCGTTCGCCGCCGTGACCGCCACCGTCACCGTCCTGGTCGGCATCCTGTCGTACAGCGCGGCCGCCCGGCTGGTGCGGGTGGACCAGCTGTCCGTGTTCCACGAGGTGGTGCGGGACGTACGGGACGAGGTGCGGGAGAACCGGATGGCGCCGGTCGACTTCTCCTCCGCCGCGCCCGGCCACGACTTGGTGCGGCCCGCGCGCACCGACGTGCAGGTCCTCGGGCCGGACGGCCGTGTCTTCGACCCCGGCGACCCCGGGCTGCCGGTGGTCGACGCCGACCGCCGCATCGCGGGCGCCGCCACGGCCGGGCGGGTCGTCGAGCACGCGGACGTCGACGTCGGCGACGACGTCTACCGCGTGGCGACCGTCGCGCTGGGCGGCGGCCGGGGCGCGGTGCAGATCGCGCAGGAGTTCAGCAACACCGAGGACCTGCTGCGGGCCCTCCAGCGGCGCACCCTGATCACGATGACGGCGGTGGTGGTCGGGGCCGGGCTGTTCGGCTGGTGGCTGGCCCGCCGCATCACCCGCCGGCTGGTCGTCCTCACCAACGCCGCCGAGGACGTCGCCCGCACCCGCCGGCTCGGCATCCAGGTGCCCGTCGCCGGCTACGACGAGGTGGGCCGGCTCGGCCGCGCCTTCGACCGGATGCTGGGCCGGCTCGCCCAGTCCGAGGAGGACCAGCGCCGGCTGGTCCAGGACGCCGGGCACGAACTGCGCACCCCCCTCACCTCCCTGCGCACCAACATCTCCCTGCTGCGCCGCATCGACGAACTCCCGCCCGGCACCCGTGAGGAGCTCGTCGCCGACCTCACCCAGGAGGCCCGCGAACTCACCGACCTCGTCAACGAGCTCGTCGACCTCGCGGCCGGACAGTCCGACACCGAGCCGCCGCGGCGGGTCGACCTCGCGGACATCGCCGAGGAGGTGGCCGGACTGGCCCGGCGCCGCACCGGGCGGCGGATCCTGGTGAGCGCGAGCGGCGACACCACCACCCACGGGCGGCCCGGCATGCTCACCCGCGCGCTGTCCAACCTGGTCGAGAACGCCGTCAAGTTCGACCGGGACGGCCGCTCGCCCGTCGAGATCCTCGTCGCGGGCCCGGCCCGGCCGGGCACGGTGCGGGTGGAGGTGCGCGACCGGGGGCCGGGCATCGCCGACGACGACCTGACCCGCGTCTTCGACCGCTTCTACCGCGCCGCCGACGCCCGCTCCCTGCCCGGCTCGGGCCTCGGCCTGTCCATCGTCCGGGAGGTGGCCCTCGCCCACGGCGGTGCCCCGTACGCCTTCCGCCGCGAGGGCGGCGGGACCGTGACGGGGTTCACGGTGGGCGGCGGGATGGGCACGGGAACCGGTGCCCGGCCCCAGGCGTAG
- a CDS encoding DUF3558 family protein, with the protein MSEGTMQRRAQRDPSDPRDRRAKRLHRVLVCAAAVPAMLIASGCSSDSGSDEGADKGAGASASQSASPSPTVRAAAYKELPQPCAVLSKKTLEDLAPKAKAGKEGNSDDISTRASCSWSSLDNNGVDGSQFRWLNVSLLRFDSDTTRGAGDELAEEYYAKQVRDAQSAEGAKGTKTEPLTGTGDEATVVRYDLKKKEGTFRQQTVVARVENVVVTLDYNGAGLAGDKTPDADDLVKDAQKAAAEAVAAVTKANGSAAESGSPSASPSGSSTGSASKSASPSGSSSGSDKG; encoded by the coding sequence ATGAGTGAAGGAACCATGCAGCGACGAGCACAGCGAGACCCGAGCGACCCGCGCGACCGGCGAGCGAAGCGCCTCCACCGCGTCCTTGTCTGCGCGGCCGCCGTCCCCGCGATGCTGATCGCCTCCGGGTGCTCCTCGGACTCCGGCTCCGACGAGGGCGCGGACAAGGGTGCCGGCGCCTCCGCGTCGCAGTCCGCGAGCCCGTCCCCGACCGTGCGGGCGGCGGCGTACAAGGAGCTTCCGCAGCCGTGCGCGGTGCTGTCGAAGAAGACCCTCGAGGACCTGGCGCCGAAGGCGAAGGCGGGCAAGGAGGGCAACTCGGACGACATCTCCACCCGCGCCAGCTGCTCCTGGAGCAGCCTGGACAACAACGGTGTGGACGGCTCGCAGTTCCGCTGGCTGAACGTGTCGCTGCTGCGCTTCGACTCGGACACCACCCGTGGCGCGGGTGACGAGCTGGCCGAGGAGTACTACGCCAAGCAGGTGCGGGACGCGCAGTCGGCCGAGGGCGCCAAGGGCACGAAGACGGAGCCGCTGACCGGCACCGGCGACGAGGCGACGGTGGTGCGGTACGACCTGAAGAAGAAGGAAGGCACCTTCCGGCAGCAGACGGTCGTCGCGCGCGTGGAGAACGTGGTCGTCACCCTCGACTACAACGGCGCCGGTCTCGCCGGGGACAAGACGCCGGACGCCGACGACCTGGTGAAGGACGCGCAGAAGGCGGCCGCGGAGGCCGTGGCCGCGGTGACGAAGGCCAACGGCTCGGCCGCGGAGAGCGGTTCGCCGTCCGCGTCGCCGTCCGGTTCGTCGACCGGTTCGGCCTCGAAGTCGGCCTCCCCGTCGGGCTCCTCCTCGGGCTCCGACAAGGGCTGA
- a CDS encoding ester cyclase produces the protein MGQAREVMDRLTEAVTVRKDLAVVADLFAPDAVAHTPEAGELHGRDEIVEYWRQITTAVPDARYESLHSFEVGSTAIDEGYFSGRNTGPLVSPDGESVPATGKEVRIRGVDLATVEDGRIVSYRLYFDQLAFLEQLGLLPETVA, from the coding sequence ATGGGACAGGCGCGCGAGGTCATGGACCGGCTCACCGAGGCGGTCACCGTGCGGAAGGATCTGGCGGTGGTGGCGGACCTGTTCGCGCCGGACGCCGTCGCCCACACGCCCGAGGCCGGTGAGCTGCACGGGCGGGACGAGATCGTCGAGTACTGGCGGCAGATCACGACGGCCGTGCCGGACGCCCGCTACGAGTCGCTGCACTCGTTCGAGGTCGGCAGCACCGCGATCGACGAGGGGTACTTCAGCGGCAGGAACACCGGGCCGCTGGTGTCGCCGGACGGGGAGTCCGTGCCGGCGACGGGGAAGGAGGTCCGGATCCGCGGGGTGGATCTGGCCACGGTGGAGGACGGCAGGATCGTCAGCTACCGGCTCTACTTCGACCAGCTGGCCTTCCTCGAACAGCTGGGGCTGCTGCCGGAGACGGTGGCGTGA
- a CDS encoding SDR family NAD(P)-dependent oxidoreductase: MATAAPSAASRIAVVTGASSGIGAATARRLAEAGYRVVLTARRKDRIEALAEELTAAGHSAAAYPLDVTDRAAVDEFATAFKTVGVLVNNAGGALGADPVATGDPEQWRTMYETNVLGTLHITQALLPKLDASGDGTVVVVSSTAGHATYEGGAGYVAAKHAEHVLAETLRLEIVGRPVRVIEIAPGMVRTDEFALTRFGGDTEKAAKVYQGVAEPLTADDVADTITWAVTRPPHVNIDLLVVRPRAQASNTKVHREQ, from the coding sequence ATGGCCACCGCCGCACCGTCCGCCGCGTCCCGTATCGCCGTCGTCACGGGTGCGAGCAGCGGGATCGGTGCCGCCACGGCCCGCCGGCTCGCCGAGGCCGGGTACCGCGTCGTCCTCACCGCCCGCCGCAAGGACCGCATCGAGGCGCTCGCCGAGGAGCTCACCGCGGCCGGCCACTCGGCCGCCGCGTACCCGCTCGACGTCACCGACCGCGCGGCCGTCGACGAGTTCGCCACCGCGTTCAAGACCGTCGGCGTCCTCGTCAACAACGCCGGTGGCGCACTCGGCGCCGACCCGGTCGCCACCGGCGACCCGGAGCAGTGGCGCACCATGTACGAGACGAACGTCCTCGGCACCCTCCACATCACCCAGGCCCTGCTGCCCAAGCTCGACGCGAGCGGCGACGGCACGGTCGTGGTCGTCTCCTCCACCGCCGGCCACGCCACCTACGAGGGCGGCGCGGGCTACGTCGCCGCCAAGCACGCCGAGCACGTCCTCGCCGAGACCCTGCGCCTGGAGATCGTCGGCCGCCCGGTGCGCGTCATCGAGATCGCGCCCGGCATGGTCAGGACCGACGAGTTCGCCCTCACCCGCTTCGGCGGCGACACGGAGAAGGCCGCCAAGGTCTACCAGGGCGTCGCCGAACCCCTCACCGCCGACGACGTCGCCGACACCATCACCTGGGCGGTGACCCGCCCGCCCCACGTCAACATCGACCTGCTGGTCGTCCGCCCCCGCGCCCAGGCGTCCAACACCAAGGTCCACAGGGAGCAGTGA